The proteins below are encoded in one region of Metabacillus dongyingensis:
- a CDS encoding secondary thiamine-phosphate synthase enzyme YjbQ: MLKRFTIKTNSRDEMADVTSSVEKLVREASIKEGTVLIYCPHTTAGITINENADPDVKKDMIRRFDEIYPWHHEKDRHDEGNTAAHMKASTVGASQHIIVSDGQLVLGTWQGIYFCEFDGPRERTFYVKVQSSL; encoded by the coding sequence ATGCTGAAAAGGTTTACTATAAAAACAAACTCTCGCGACGAGATGGCAGATGTGACTTCAAGTGTTGAAAAACTAGTGAGAGAAGCTTCCATAAAAGAAGGAACTGTCCTTATTTACTGCCCGCATACTACAGCAGGCATTACAATTAATGAAAATGCTGATCCAGACGTAAAAAAAGACATGATCAGACGTTTTGATGAAATCTATCCATGGCACCATGAGAAAGATCGGCATGATGAAGGAAATACTGCTGCTCACATGAAAGCGAGCACAGTGGGTGCATCACAGCATATTATTGTATCAGACGGACAGCTTGTTCTCGGCACGTGGCAGGGAATTTACTTTTGTGAGTTTGACGGTCCTAGAGAACGTACTTTTTATGTAAAGGTTCAGTCTTCATTGTGA
- a CDS encoding glycoside hydrolase family 13 protein, with amino-acid sequence MKKIWWKEAVAYQIYPRSFMDSNGDGIGDIRGIISKLDYLKDFGIDVIWICPIFTSPNADNGYDISDYQDIMADFGTMEDFDDLLSEVHKRDMKLILDLVVNHTSDEHPWFIESRSSKENDKRDWYIWRDGKNGKEPNNWESIFSGSAWELDEATNQYYMHVFATKQPDLNWKNQEMRQSVYDMINWWLDKGIDGFRVDAISHINKKDGFPDLPNPNGLDFVSSFDYHMNVEGIMEHLSELKAQTFARYDIMTVGEANGVKLEQAEDWVGDTNGIFNMIFQFEHLGLWDNGTEGTVDLIKLKETLTKWQKGLDGSGWNALFLENHDQARSVSTWGNDKEFLTESAKALAAMYFLMQGTPFIYQGQELGMTNVHFPSIDDYDDVAMKNLYRIETAKGRSHDEIMEIIWHKGRDNSRTPMQWNEEKNGGFSAGTPWFGANDNYKKINVEKQLKDENSVYHFYKKMIDLRKEHLVFVYGSYDLILPEDKQIYAYTRTFEGRTALVISNISNKTAFYQYSKLPLSKEQLILQNYEVAEHKHTTSFTLKPFETRVYVL; translated from the coding sequence TTGAAAAAGATTTGGTGGAAAGAAGCGGTTGCATACCAAATATATCCTAGAAGCTTTATGGATTCCAACGGTGACGGAATTGGCGATATCCGCGGGATTATTTCTAAATTAGATTACTTAAAAGATTTCGGCATTGATGTAATCTGGATTTGCCCGATTTTCACATCGCCTAATGCTGATAACGGCTACGACATTAGCGATTATCAAGACATTATGGCAGACTTCGGTACAATGGAGGACTTTGATGACCTTCTCTCTGAAGTGCACAAGAGAGACATGAAGCTGATTCTTGATCTGGTAGTGAATCATACTAGTGATGAGCATCCTTGGTTTATCGAATCACGATCTTCAAAAGAGAACGACAAACGTGACTGGTACATCTGGCGCGACGGCAAAAATGGCAAAGAGCCAAACAACTGGGAAAGTATTTTCAGCGGTTCTGCCTGGGAGCTTGACGAAGCAACAAATCAATATTACATGCACGTATTCGCAACAAAACAGCCTGATTTAAACTGGAAAAACCAAGAAATGAGGCAATCAGTTTACGATATGATTAACTGGTGGCTTGATAAAGGAATAGACGGCTTCCGTGTAGATGCAATTTCCCATATTAACAAAAAAGACGGCTTCCCTGATCTTCCTAATCCGAATGGACTTGATTTCGTTTCCTCTTTTGATTACCACATGAATGTAGAAGGCATTATGGAGCACCTAAGCGAGCTGAAAGCGCAAACGTTTGCACGTTATGATATCATGACAGTCGGAGAAGCGAATGGCGTTAAGCTTGAGCAGGCAGAAGACTGGGTTGGCGATACAAATGGAATCTTCAACATGATCTTCCAATTCGAGCATCTCGGATTATGGGATAATGGCACAGAAGGAACAGTCGACCTCATTAAGTTAAAAGAAACATTAACAAAATGGCAAAAAGGGCTGGACGGTTCCGGCTGGAATGCATTATTTCTTGAAAATCACGACCAGGCCCGCTCTGTATCAACCTGGGGAAACGATAAGGAATTTTTGACAGAAAGTGCAAAAGCATTAGCAGCCATGTACTTCTTAATGCAGGGTACACCATTTATTTATCAGGGACAGGAGCTTGGAATGACAAATGTTCATTTCCCGTCGATTGATGATTATGATGATGTAGCCATGAAAAACCTTTACCGCATTGAAACGGCAAAAGGACGTTCACATGATGAGATCATGGAAATTATCTGGCATAAGGGCCGTGATAATTCCCGTACACCAATGCAATGGAATGAAGAGAAAAATGGAGGCTTCTCTGCTGGCACACCGTGGTTTGGAGCGAATGATAACTATAAAAAAATTAACGTTGAAAAGCAGTTAAAAGATGAGAACTCGGTCTATCATTTTTATAAAAAGATGATTGACCTGCGTAAAGAGCATCTGGTTTTCGTTTATGGATCATATGATTTGATTCTTCCAGAGGATAAGCAAATCTATGCTTACACAAGAACTTTTGAAGGCAGAACAGCACTGGTTATCTCAAACATCAGCAACAAAACGGCTTTTTACCAGTACAGCAAGCTGCCGTTATCTAAAGAACAGCTGATTCTTCAAAACTACGAAGTTGCTGAACATAAGCACACTACTTCATTTACATTGAAACCATTTGAAACAAGAGTTTACGTTCTCTAA
- a CDS encoding hemolysin family protein — MIATNLILVALLIAATGFFVAAEFAIVKVRSSRIDQLVGEGNKNAIAAKKVTGSLDEYLSACQLGITITALGLGWLGEPTIEHLLHPLFDSWGLNPSLSGILSFVLAFIAITYLHVVIGELAPKTLAIQKAEWVTMTLSRPLIFFYKIMYPFIKTLNGSALFIVRLFGLHAASEHEVAHTEEELRIILSESLKSGEINQSEYKYVNKIFEFDNRIAKEIMVPRTEMTTVSLEDSFEENLEIMRSERYTRYPLEHEDKDNIVGLINIKEILDALYMSKDGVLLKNYIRPVIKVIETIHIQDLLLRMQTDRIHMAILVDEYGGTAGLVTVEDILEEIVGEIRDEFDVDELPNVQKKSDFHYIFDGKALIEEVNDLLQLEIDSEDVDTIGGWVLTEKIDVKKGDKIMSDGYEFTVTDMEGHHIRTLEAKKKMETAAGNLE, encoded by the coding sequence TTGATTGCCACAAATTTGATATTGGTAGCCCTGTTAATTGCTGCAACCGGTTTTTTTGTCGCTGCGGAATTTGCCATAGTAAAGGTGAGAAGTTCCAGAATTGATCAGCTGGTCGGAGAAGGAAATAAGAATGCCATTGCTGCAAAAAAAGTGACTGGAAGCCTTGATGAATATTTATCTGCCTGCCAGCTGGGAATTACAATCACAGCTCTTGGACTGGGCTGGCTTGGAGAGCCGACAATTGAACATCTGCTTCATCCGCTATTTGATTCATGGGGATTAAACCCATCTCTTTCCGGCATTTTATCATTTGTGCTCGCTTTTATTGCCATTACTTACTTGCATGTAGTTATTGGAGAGCTTGCGCCAAAGACTCTTGCCATTCAAAAAGCCGAGTGGGTGACTATGACGCTGTCCCGTCCGCTCATTTTCTTCTATAAAATCATGTATCCCTTTATAAAAACGCTGAATGGTTCTGCTTTATTTATTGTCAGGCTCTTCGGCCTGCATGCAGCATCCGAGCATGAAGTTGCCCATACAGAAGAAGAGCTGCGGATTATTCTGTCTGAAAGCTTAAAAAGCGGGGAAATCAATCAGTCAGAATATAAATACGTCAATAAGATTTTTGAATTTGACAATCGAATTGCCAAAGAAATTATGGTTCCAAGAACAGAGATGACTACGGTATCCCTTGAAGATTCTTTCGAAGAAAATCTGGAGATCATGAGAAGCGAAAGATATACAAGATATCCGCTCGAACATGAAGATAAAGATAACATTGTTGGTCTAATCAATATTAAAGAAATTTTAGATGCCCTTTACATGTCAAAAGATGGTGTTCTGCTTAAAAATTATATACGTCCCGTAATCAAGGTGATCGAAACGATTCACATTCAGGATTTATTGCTGAGAATGCAGACAGACCGGATCCACATGGCAATCCTGGTAGATGAATATGGCGGTACAGCCGGACTTGTAACAGTAGAGGACATTCTTGAAGAAATTGTCGGAGAAATCCGCGATGAGTTTGATGTGGACGAACTGCCTAATGTTCAAAAGAAAAGCGATTTTCATTACATTTTTGACGGCAAAGCACTTATTGAAGAAGTAAATGATCTCCTTCAGCTCGAGATTGATTCAGAAGATGTCGACACAATTGGGGGCTGGGTGCTCACAGAGAAAATCGATGTGAAAAAAGGAGACAAAATCATGTCTGACGGCTACGAGTTTACTGTAACCGATATGGAAGGGCATCATATCAGAACGCTTGAAGCTAAAAAAAAGATGGAAACAGCAGCAGGTAATCTTGAATGA
- a CDS encoding glycosyltransferase family 2 protein, giving the protein MKKRYVSVKNKFWISQTAAILWMSASILISLPWVRELAEIIGLPFAIFIIAGIAYIPGYLNAFLVCSLWIDRQPRPKIISPDVPVTVIIAARNEERNIGTTIHYISKQDYEGEMQVIVVDNGSTDETVARAKKAGVELKLNIRVLLEEETGKFHALNRGISETNSGFVLTLDADTLLHKSAIRHIVARMVSSPEDVCAVAGTILARNSRENLLTKMQEWDYFLGIAAIKRLQGLYQGTLVAQGAFSLYKTEAVKEIGGWPEAIGEDIVLTWRFLHRNYRVYFEPLAVAFTEVPSTFRHFAKQRSRWARGMIEALKEMKPWHQPVLFAKFLTGINFIMPYLDFTYTVFWIPGLILAFFGYFWIVGPMTLFVLPITLISYFSIYSYQKKVFMELDLRVRKNTAGFFLFVLTYQILMSPVSVWGYIQEFFRLRRIWK; this is encoded by the coding sequence ATGAAAAAAAGATATGTATCTGTAAAAAATAAGTTTTGGATCAGTCAGACAGCCGCAATCCTTTGGATGAGCGCCTCGATTCTGATTTCATTGCCGTGGGTCAGGGAGCTTGCAGAAATCATCGGGCTTCCTTTTGCCATTTTTATTATTGCCGGAATTGCGTATATTCCGGGATATTTAAATGCATTTTTAGTATGCAGTCTGTGGATTGACAGACAGCCGAGGCCTAAGATCATCAGCCCGGATGTGCCGGTTACGGTCATTATTGCTGCAAGAAATGAGGAAAGAAATATTGGGACCACGATTCATTACATCTCTAAACAGGATTATGAAGGCGAAATGCAAGTGATTGTGGTTGATAATGGTTCAACAGATGAAACGGTTGCCAGAGCAAAAAAGGCGGGTGTTGAATTGAAATTGAACATTCGCGTATTGCTTGAGGAGGAAACCGGAAAGTTTCATGCTTTAAACCGGGGAATCAGTGAAACAAATTCGGGATTTGTTCTGACACTTGATGCAGATACACTTTTACATAAAAGCGCCATTAGGCACATTGTGGCAAGAATGGTCAGCTCACCAGAAGATGTATGTGCCGTCGCGGGTACGATTCTTGCCAGAAACAGCCGCGAAAATTTACTGACCAAAATGCAGGAATGGGATTATTTCCTTGGAATTGCAGCCATTAAGAGACTTCAGGGGCTTTATCAGGGAACGCTTGTTGCACAAGGAGCTTTTAGTCTTTATAAAACAGAAGCAGTTAAAGAAATCGGCGGATGGCCTGAAGCAATTGGTGAGGATATCGTGCTGACATGGCGATTCCTTCACCGCAATTACAGGGTATACTTCGAGCCTCTTGCTGTTGCATTTACTGAAGTTCCATCGACATTTCGTCATTTTGCAAAGCAGAGATCAAGATGGGCAAGGGGAATGATAGAAGCTTTAAAGGAAATGAAGCCTTGGCATCAGCCGGTTCTGTTCGCCAAATTTCTGACGGGCATAAACTTTATCATGCCATACCTGGATTTTACATACACAGTTTTTTGGATTCCTGGACTTATTCTCGCTTTTTTCGGTTACTTTTGGATCGTAGGACCGATGACCTTATTTGTTCTTCCGATTACCTTAATCAGCTATTTCAGCATTTACTCTTACCAGAAAAAAGTCTTCATGGAGCTTGATTTAAGAGTCAGAAAAAATACAGCCGGCTTTTTCTTATTTGTCTTAACGTATCAAATCTTAATGTCACCAGTATCTGTATGGGGCTATATTCAAGAATTTTTTCGTTTGAGGCGAATATGGAAATAA
- a CDS encoding atypical membrane-integrating protein (Mistic protein) — MKLTEDEKNALSDAIDKMNEGLDVFIQFYNDAEEDKPIIEFYEKTMSAIEKAIGVYGKEAVTEKINSIIREVLSFLPKDK; from the coding sequence ATGAAATTGACTGAAGATGAAAAAAACGCACTCAGCGATGCGATTGATAAAATGAATGAAGGTCTTGATGTCTTTATCCAATTCTATAATGACGCAGAAGAGGATAAGCCTATAATTGAATTCTATGAGAAAACAATGTCAGCCATTGAAAAAGCTATAGGCGTCTATGGAAAAGAGGCTGTCACAGAGAAAATCAATTCTATTATCAGAGAGGTTCTTTCATTTCTTCCGAAAGATAAATAA
- a CDS encoding potassium channel family protein produces MKTNKLLIDWLKWPLYFRIVLIVMLIVLLFGQIISLIEPEVFPTVFDGIWWALVTVSTVGFGDYVPETVAGRSVGMVLILIGAGFVTTYFATLSAAAFQKQHSYLKGDTAFKHDNHIVIIGWNEKTSELIETFQKIKPYKNLVLIDDTLEESPLIENLHFIKGNPTIDRTLVRANVEHADAAIITANQHKNESDADMNSILILLALKGINPDLYTVIELVTGMHVNNAKRAGADEIIKSYQLSSHLMMNSYLAKYGLSSIYSELNAAKGNFFKIKPIPKELIGETFHAASHALLEKEMLLIGIKKGDETKLNPPISQILQQDDLLILITH; encoded by the coding sequence GTGAAAACGAATAAACTATTAATTGATTGGCTGAAATGGCCCCTGTATTTCAGAATTGTTTTGATCGTTATGCTGATCGTGCTTCTTTTCGGTCAAATTATTTCTCTTATTGAACCTGAAGTCTTTCCAACCGTGTTTGATGGAATCTGGTGGGCGCTTGTCACCGTATCCACCGTAGGCTTCGGAGACTATGTGCCTGAAACTGTTGCGGGGCGCTCTGTTGGAATGGTGCTCATTTTAATCGGAGCAGGTTTTGTCACAACTTATTTCGCAACATTGTCAGCTGCAGCTTTTCAAAAACAGCATTCTTATCTAAAAGGGGATACTGCTTTTAAACATGACAATCATATTGTGATTATTGGATGGAATGAGAAAACGAGCGAACTGATTGAGACATTCCAGAAAATAAAACCATACAAAAACCTCGTACTAATTGATGATACGCTTGAGGAGTCTCCTCTTATTGAAAATCTTCATTTTATTAAAGGCAACCCGACAATAGACCGGACGTTAGTGAGAGCAAATGTCGAACACGCAGATGCAGCCATCATTACAGCCAACCAGCATAAAAATGAATCGGATGCAGATATGAACTCCATTCTCATTTTACTTGCTTTGAAAGGGATAAATCCTGATTTATATACAGTCATTGAGCTCGTAACGGGAATGCATGTGAATAACGCAAAGCGTGCCGGAGCAGATGAAATTATTAAATCGTATCAGCTGTCAAGTCATTTAATGATGAACAGTTACTTAGCAAAATACGGCTTATCCAGTATTTACTCTGAACTGAACGCTGCAAAAGGAAACTTTTTTAAAATCAAACCGATTCCAAAAGAATTAATTGGAGAAACTTTTCATGCGGCAAGCCACGCCCTGCTTGAAAAAGAGATGCTGTTAATCGGCATCAAAAAAGGAGATGAGACGAAGTTGAACCCGCCTATCTCCCAAATCCTGCAACAGGATGATCTTCTCATTCTGATTACTCATTAA
- a CDS encoding YugN-like family protein — MIEIPSKLEGKSFKLYHLEQQLKPLGYSIGGGWEYDHGSFDYKIDDEAGYQFLRVPFTAVDGQLDSQNTTVKLTNPYLLSHKYQIGLDDNVRIGNVKASFDQFQEPQDKDAEFPEKYIDIGKDLVKELEAVLLD; from the coding sequence ATGATTGAAATTCCGTCAAAGCTTGAAGGAAAGTCGTTTAAACTTTACCATCTTGAACAGCAGCTAAAGCCGCTTGGCTATTCAATTGGCGGAGGCTGGGAGTATGATCATGGGTCGTTTGATTACAAAATTGACGATGAAGCAGGCTATCAGTTTCTTCGTGTGCCATTTACAGCAGTGGATGGCCAGCTTGACTCGCAAAATACTACCGTTAAGCTGACAAATCCATATCTGCTTTCACATAAATACCAAATTGGACTTGATGATAACGTTCGTATCGGAAATGTGAAAGCTTCGTTTGATCAATTTCAGGAACCACAGGATAAGGATGCTGAGTTCCCTGAAAAGTATATCGATATTGGCAAGGATTTAGTGAAAGAACTTGAAGCGGTACTGCTGGATTAA
- a CDS encoding DUF523 domain-containing protein has product MILVSSCLAGLEVRYNGTHSLDNKISKLIEENKAITVCPELLGGFSTPREPAEIIGGNGEDVLDGNAKVVEKSGRDVTEQYIKGAYVTFNKAKEVNATIVVLKEGSPSCGSSMIYNGEFIGKKIVGNGVTTALLKRNGLRVISEEQFSDNLG; this is encoded by the coding sequence ATGATATTAGTGAGTTCTTGTTTAGCAGGGTTAGAGGTAAGGTATAATGGTACGCATAGTCTAGATAACAAGATAAGTAAACTAATAGAAGAAAATAAGGCAATAACCGTTTGTCCCGAATTGCTTGGTGGTTTTTCAACACCAAGAGAACCTGCTGAGATAATAGGCGGCAACGGGGAAGATGTACTGGATGGGAATGCCAAAGTAGTCGAGAAATCAGGAAGAGACGTAACTGAACAGTACATAAAAGGAGCTTATGTAACTTTTAATAAAGCAAAAGAGGTTAATGCAACAATTGTTGTTCTTAAAGAGGGTAGCCCATCCTGTGGGAGTTCAATGATTTACAATGGTGAATTTATAGGTAAGAAAATTGTTGGAAATGGAGTCACAACTGCTTTACTAAAAAGAAACGGGTTACGAGTAATTTCAGAAGAACAGTTTTCGGATAATCTCGGGTGA
- a CDS encoding cupin domain-containing protein, with translation MKKGQLEVMNLNELIKDQKDYTNFIVSEVNDHALRIAVINGEFHWHKHEDCDELFYVLEGELFIDLENGETVSLTPGEIFTVPANTRHRTRSNERTVNLCFEKAINDIKGSKS, from the coding sequence ATGAAAAAAGGTCAATTAGAGGTTATGAACTTAAATGAATTAATAAAAGACCAAAAGGACTACACAAATTTTATTGTAAGTGAAGTAAATGACCACGCTCTTAGAATAGCTGTGATAAATGGAGAATTTCACTGGCATAAACACGAGGATTGCGACGAGTTATTTTATGTATTAGAAGGTGAACTTTTCATAGACTTAGAAAACGGTGAAACAGTTTCATTAACTCCAGGTGAAATATTTACTGTACCTGCTAATACAAGGCATCGAACTCGTTCAAACGAAAGAACAGTCAATCTTTGTTTTGAAAAGGCAATTAACGATATAAAAGGGAGCAAAAGTTAA
- a CDS encoding DinB family protein translates to MNSIDLIILNFNEVRRRSIKVWTSIPAEKLNWKPDDKAMTCLEMIRHVLESEHYYHLAIKNRGSLSTFDSPFENLPYTSVEAELEFADLYRKQFIDTVKSFSEEDLDTIKIDRSESGYIRSLGDMLLRVAYHESVHTGQLLDYLRSAGIPRVRIWD, encoded by the coding sequence ATGAACTCAATTGATTTGATTATCTTAAATTTTAATGAAGTTAGAAGAAGAAGCATAAAGGTTTGGACTTCTATTCCCGCAGAAAAACTTAATTGGAAACCAGATGATAAAGCTATGACTTGTTTAGAAATGATTAGACATGTATTAGAAAGTGAACATTACTATCACTTGGCAATTAAAAACAGAGGGAGCCTCTCTACTTTTGATTCTCCCTTTGAAAACCTTCCCTATACATCAGTAGAAGCAGAATTAGAGTTTGCAGACCTGTATAGAAAACAGTTCATAGATACAGTTAAATCGTTTTCTGAAGAAGATTTAGATACCATAAAAATTGACAGATCCGAATCTGGATACATAAGAAGTCTGGGAGATATGCTGCTGCGTGTGGCCTATCATGAATCTGTCCACACTGGTCAGTTATTAGATTATCTAAGATCTGCAGGCATACCCAGAGTTCGAATTTGGGACTAA
- a CDS encoding glucose-6-phosphate isomerase — MTHVRFDYSKALSFFGEHELTYLRDFVKVAHHSIHEKTGAGSDYLGWVDLPSEYDKEEFARIQKSAEKIKSDSDVLLVVGIGGSYLGARAALEMLNHSFYNALSKEHRKTPQIIFVGNNISSTYMKDLMDLLDGKDFSINVISKSGTTTEPALAFRIFRKLLEEKYGKAEAKSRIYATTDKARGALKTLATEEGYESFIIPDDVGGRYSVLTAVGLLPIAAAGADIEEMMKGAAAAMEDFAASELEDNAAYQYAAVRNALYNRGKTIEMLINYEPGLQYFSEWWKQLFGESEGKDQKGIFPASANFSTDLHSMGQYVQEGRRDLFETVLNVEKPRHELTIEAEENDLDGLNYLAGETVDFVNKKAFQGTMLAHTDGGVPNLIVNLPEMNEYTFGYLVYFFEKACAMSGYLLGVNPFDQPGVEAYKVNMFALLGKPGFEEVKAKLEKRLEE; from the coding sequence ATGACACATGTTCGTTTTGATTATTCTAAAGCGTTGTCATTTTTTGGTGAACACGAACTTACATATTTGCGCGATTTCGTTAAAGTGGCACATCATTCAATTCATGAAAAAACAGGTGCGGGAAGCGACTATTTAGGATGGGTTGATCTTCCGTCTGAGTATGATAAAGAAGAATTTGCACGCATTCAAAAAAGTGCAGAAAAAATTAAATCTGATTCAGATGTTCTTTTAGTTGTCGGAATTGGGGGTTCATACCTTGGGGCACGTGCTGCTCTTGAAATGCTGAATCATTCTTTCTACAATGCTCTTTCTAAAGAACACCGCAAAACACCTCAGATTATTTTTGTGGGCAACAATATCAGCTCAACCTATATGAAGGATTTAATGGATCTGCTTGATGGGAAAGATTTCTCTATCAATGTTATTTCCAAATCAGGCACAACAACTGAGCCTGCGCTTGCATTCCGTATTTTCCGCAAGCTGCTTGAAGAAAAATACGGCAAAGCTGAAGCTAAATCCCGTATTTACGCAACAACAGACAAAGCCCGCGGTGCATTAAAAACACTCGCAACTGAAGAAGGCTACGAATCATTCATTATTCCAGATGATGTCGGAGGACGTTACTCAGTTTTAACAGCTGTTGGCTTATTGCCAATTGCTGCTGCAGGAGCTGACATCGAGGAAATGATGAAAGGCGCGGCAGCAGCAATGGAAGATTTTGCAGCTTCTGAGCTGGAAGATAATGCTGCATACCAATATGCTGCTGTTCGAAATGCTTTATATAACCGCGGTAAAACGATTGAAATGCTGATTAACTATGAGCCGGGTCTTCAATACTTTTCAGAGTGGTGGAAACAGCTGTTTGGCGAAAGTGAAGGAAAAGATCAAAAAGGCATTTTCCCTGCTTCAGCAAACTTCTCAACGGATCTTCACTCAATGGGACAATACGTTCAAGAAGGCCGCCGCGATTTATTTGAAACCGTGCTGAACGTAGAGAAGCCTCGTCATGAATTAACAATTGAAGCAGAAGAAAATGATTTGGACGGCTTAAACTACTTAGCTGGTGAAACAGTTGATTTCGTTAATAAAAAAGCATTCCAGGGCACAATGCTTGCTCATACAGACGGTGGCGTTCCGAACTTAATCGTGAATCTTCCGGAAATGAACGAGTACACATTCGGATACCTTGTTTATTTCTTCGAAAAAGCATGTGCAATGAGCGGATACCTGCTGGGCGTCAACCCATTTGACCAGCCAGGTGTTGAAGCTTACAAAGTGAACATGTTTGCTTTACTCGGGAAACCAGGTTTTGAAGAAGTAAAAGCAAAGCTTGAGAAACGCTTAGAGGAATAA
- a CDS encoding iron-containing alcohol dehydrogenase has translation MENFTYHNPTKLIFGKDQLEQLKTEVPKYGKNVLLVYGGGSIKRNGLYDKVLAQLEEIGANVFELAGVEPNPRLSTVERGVNLSKSENIDFLLAVGGGSVIDCTKAIAAGAKYDGDAWDIVTKKHMPTEALPFGTVLTLAATGSEMNAGSVITNWETQEKYGWGSPLTFPKFSILDPVNTFTVPKDQTVYGMVDMMSHVFEQYFHHTKNTPLQDRFCEATLKTVIETAPKLMNDLENYELRETILYSGTIALNGSLQMGYRGDWATHNIEHAVSAVYDIPHAGGLAILFPNWMRHTLEENVDRFKQVAVRVFNVDPEGKSDRDIALEGIDKLSEFWSSLGAPSRLADYSITNEKIDLIADKAMSNGEFGNFKKLKKEDVLAILRASL, from the coding sequence GTGGAAAATTTTACATACCATAATCCTACTAAATTAATTTTTGGCAAAGATCAGCTTGAACAGCTAAAAACTGAGGTGCCTAAATACGGCAAAAATGTTCTCCTTGTTTACGGTGGCGGAAGCATTAAGCGTAATGGTTTATATGATAAAGTACTTGCACAGCTTGAGGAAATAGGAGCAAATGTTTTCGAACTTGCAGGGGTTGAACCAAATCCAAGGTTATCGACTGTAGAGCGCGGCGTAAATCTTTCTAAAAGCGAAAATATTGACTTCCTTTTAGCTGTAGGCGGAGGAAGTGTAATTGACTGTACAAAGGCAATCGCTGCAGGAGCAAAGTATGACGGAGATGCTTGGGATATCGTTACCAAAAAACATATGCCGACAGAAGCTCTTCCGTTTGGAACAGTTTTGACATTAGCTGCAACTGGATCTGAAATGAATGCAGGTTCTGTTATCACTAACTGGGAAACACAAGAGAAATACGGATGGGGAAGTCCTCTTACATTCCCGAAATTCTCTATTTTAGATCCTGTTAACACATTTACAGTTCCAAAGGACCAAACCGTGTATGGAATGGTTGACATGATGTCGCATGTGTTTGAACAATATTTCCACCATACGAAAAACACACCGCTGCAGGACCGTTTCTGTGAAGCTACTTTAAAGACAGTAATTGAAACAGCTCCTAAGCTGATGAATGACTTAGAAAATTATGAGCTTCGCGAAACAATCCTATATTCAGGCACAATTGCATTAAACGGATCTCTGCAAATGGGTTACCGCGGCGATTGGGCGACTCATAACATTGAGCATGCTGTATCAGCTGTGTATGACATTCCGCATGCAGGAGGTCTCGCAATCCTATTCCCTAACTGGATGAGACATACGCTGGAAGAGAACGTTGACCGCTTCAAACAAGTTGCTGTACGAGTATTCAATGTTGATCCTGAAGGGAAATCAGATCGTGACATCGCATTAGAAGGCATTGATAAGCTAAGTGAATTCTGGAGCAGCTTAGGCGCACCAAGCCGCTTGGCTGATTACAGCATCACAAACGAGAAGATTGACCTGATTGCCGATAAAGCAATGTCTAACGGAGAATTCGGCAACTTTAAAAAGCTCAAAAAAGAAGACGTACTTGCGATTTTAAGAGCATCTCTATAA
- a CDS encoding DUF378 domain-containing protein yields MSALQRIALVLTIIGAINWGLIGFFQFDLVAAIFGGQDSALSRIIYGLVGIAGLINLAILFKPAAEIARDEPKPEAR; encoded by the coding sequence ATGAGCGCATTACAACGCATAGCACTTGTACTTACTATTATCGGAGCGATAAACTGGGGTTTAATCGGCTTCTTCCAATTTGATCTAGTAGCTGCTATTTTCGGCGGCCAAGACTCTGCATTATCAAGAATTATCTACGGACTAGTTGGAATTGCCGGCCTTATCAACCTTGCAATTCTGTTCAAGCCGGCAGCTGAAATTGCTCGCGACGAGCCAAAACCAGAAGCACGATAA